The Natronoarchaeum philippinense genome includes the window CGAGGAGGCCGAAGAGAACGCCCCCTCGATCATCTTCATCGACGAAATCGACTCGATCGCGCCCAAGCGCGAGGAAGCCGGCGGCGACGTCGAACGCCGCGTGGTCGCCCAACTGCTGAGCCTGATGGACGGGCTCGAAGAGCGCGGGCAGGTGACAGTCATCGCGGCCACGAACCGCGTCGACGCCATCGACCCCGCCCTGCGCCGTGGCGGCCGGTTCGACCGCGAGATCGAAATCTCCGTCCCCGACAAGGACGGCCGACAGGAGATCCTGCAGGTCCACACCCGCGGGATGCCGCTGTCGGACTCGATCGACCTCGAATCGTACGCCGAGAACACCCACGGCTTCGTCGGCGCCGACCTCGCCTCGCTGACCAAAGAGAGCGCGATGAACGCCCTGCGGCGGGTCCGCCCCGACATCGACCTCGAAGCCGAGGAGATCGACGCCGAAGTCCTCGACTCGCTACAGGTCACCGAACAGGACTTCAAGGAGGCGCTGAAGGGGATCGAACCCTCGGCGCTCCGCGAGGTGTTCGTCGAGGTGCCCGACGTGACGTGGAATCAGGTCGGCGGCCTCGACGACACCAAAGAGCGCCTGCGCGAGACGATCCAGTGGCCGTTGGAGTACCCCGAAGTGTTCGAGACGATGGACATGGAGGCCGCGAAAGGCGTCTTGCTGTACGGCCCGCCGGGGACCGGTAAGACGCTGATGGCCAAAGCAGTCGCCAACGAGGCCGACTCGAACTTCATCTCGATCAAGGGCCCCGAACTCCTCTCGAAGTGGGTCGGCGAGTCCGAGGAAGGCGTCCGCGAGGTGTTCAGCAAGGCCCGGGAGAACGCCCCGACCGTGGTGTTCTTCGACGAGATCGACTCGATCGCCACCGAACGCGGAAGCGGCGGCGGCGACTCGAACGTCGGCGAGCGCGTCGTCTCCCAGCTGCTGACCGAGCTCGATGGGCTCGAACAGCTGGAGGACGTCGTCGTGATCGCCACGACCAACCGTCCGGACCTGATCGACTCGGCGCTGTTGCGCCCCGGCCGACTCGACCGGCACGTCCACGTGCCGGTGCCCGACGAGGACGCCCGCAAGGCGATCTTCGAGGTCCACACCCGGAACAAGCCGCTGGCCGAGGACGTCGACCTCGACTGGCTGGCCCGCGAGACCGAGGGGTACGTCGGCGCCGACATCGAGGCGATCACGCGCGAGGCCTCGATGGCGGCCTCCCGGGAGTTCATCAACTCGGTCGAGCCCGAGGAGATCGGCGAAAGCGTCGGCAACGTCCGAATCAGCCGCGAGCACTTCGAGGCGGCGCTCGACGAGGTCGGCCCGAGCGTCACCCCCGAAGTCCGCGAGCGCTACGAGGAACTCGAAAGCGAACTCGAACGGACCGAGCCGGACACCCGCGAGGGCGACGTTACCCGGACGTTCCAGTGACGCTCTCGCCGGGCGACGCCGTCGGCCCGCGGTGATTTCGCTGTCTCCGCAGTGACGCCCCAGCCGCCTTTTTTGCGATCGGGGTCGACATGGCTCTCGTGTACTCGAAAGTCAGCATTGACGACGTAGAGGAACGATCAATCGAGGATATCGAGCCGGGTCTCAAATCGGTCGGCTACGAGACTCGCCCCGATCAGATGCGCCCCAGCGTCTGGGAGTTCGAGGAAGGAGAGCAGACCAACCACCACTACCACGAGCACCAAGAGGAGCTGTACCTCGTACTCGACGGGCGATTCCACGTCGTCGTGGGCGACGACAAGTTCGACCTCGAACCCGAGGACGTGCTCGTCGTCGAGCCGTCGGCCGAGCGCCAACTGACCGCCCTAGAGACGGGGCGGCTGTTCGTCGTCGGCGCGCCGAACGAGCCCGACGACGCCGTCGTCGTCGATTAGAACTGATACCGCCGCTCGTCTTTCTGTTGGGCCTGCGGGAACTGCGCGCCGCCGGTCATCTCCTCGTAGGTCATCCCCGAGAGGTACTCGTCGTAGGTCACGTCGTAGGCGCTCCGGAGGTGGAAATCTAGCTTGCCGGACTCGACGGTGCTCTGGAACAGCAGGCTGACCGCCTCTTCGAGCACGTCTTCGGCGTCCTCGGCGTCGAGCGCGGTCAGGAGCATGGTCAGTTCCCGGCGGGTTCCCTCGTCGAGGTCGATGTCGAGCTGTTCGTCCACGTCCTCGTAGGTCTCCTCGACGTCGTCCGTCAGGTCGTCGAGACTCATACCCTACGTACGGACGAGCCGGCAGAAACGCGTTTCGGCTGCGGGACGGCGGCTACGTCGGCTCGGTGGCGACCGGCCGTGATTCGGCGTCCGCGAGCGGGAGGGTGATGCGAAACAGCGCGCCGCCGGCAGCGCTGTCGGTGACTTCTATCGACCCGCCGTACTGCTCGACGAGCGTGTCGACGAGGTAGAGCCCGACGCCGGTGCCGGTGCTGTCGAGGCCTTTCTCCCCGCGCCCGAAGATCTCCTCGCGCCGGTCGGCAGGGATGCCGGGGCCGTCGTCCGCGATCTCGATGTGTACCGCCGAGTCGTCGCACTCGGCGCGCACGTGGACGGTCGGCGTCGGGCCGTCGTTGTGCTGGACCGCGTTGTTGAACAGGTTCGTGAACACGGACGACAGCATCTCGTTCGCTTCGACACGGCAGTTGTAGGGAATCTCGCCCTCGACTTCGAACTCGGCGTCGTCGAACTGCTGGCTCGCCTGTGTCACCTGCCTTCTGAGTAGGGCGCCGACATCGACCGGTTCGACATCGACCGTCGCCTCGCCCGTGATCGACGCCATCAGATTACCGACGTTCTCGGTGAGTTCGATGACGTGCTCGGCGCTCTCGGTCATCGCGTCGAGATGAGGCTGGCCGTCGTCGACGTGTTCGTCGAGC containing:
- a CDS encoding CDC48 family AAA ATPase, with amino-acid sequence MKLSVKPLKQKDAGRGLAAVDRGSMRELDLENGDYIVIEGGDGNRAVARVWPGYPEDEGQGIIRIDGRLRQEAGVGIDDSVTVEKADVQPATSVTVALPQNLRIRGNIGPLVRDKLSGQAVTEGQTVPFPLSFGPMSGNGRSVPLKIANSEPSGTVVITDSTDIQISETPAEQISAEGPTSEGTPSVTYEDIGGLDDELEQVREMIELPMRHPELFQQLGIDPPKGVLLHGPPGTGKTLMAKAVANEVDAHFDTISGPEIMSKYYGESEEQLREVFEEAEENAPSIIFIDEIDSIAPKREEAGGDVERRVVAQLLSLMDGLEERGQVTVIAATNRVDAIDPALRRGGRFDREIEISVPDKDGRQEILQVHTRGMPLSDSIDLESYAENTHGFVGADLASLTKESAMNALRRVRPDIDLEAEEIDAEVLDSLQVTEQDFKEALKGIEPSALREVFVEVPDVTWNQVGGLDDTKERLRETIQWPLEYPEVFETMDMEAAKGVLLYGPPGTGKTLMAKAVANEADSNFISIKGPELLSKWVGESEEGVREVFSKARENAPTVVFFDEIDSIATERGSGGGDSNVGERVVSQLLTELDGLEQLEDVVVIATTNRPDLIDSALLRPGRLDRHVHVPVPDEDARKAIFEVHTRNKPLAEDVDLDWLARETEGYVGADIEAITREASMAASREFINSVEPEEIGESVGNVRISREHFEAALDEVGPSVTPEVRERYEELESELERTEPDTREGDVTRTFQ
- a CDS encoding cupin domain-containing protein, with the protein product MYSKVSIDDVEERSIEDIEPGLKSVGYETRPDQMRPSVWEFEEGEQTNHHYHEHQEELYLVLDGRFHVVVGDDKFDLEPEDVLVVEPSAERQLTALETGRLFVVGAPNEPDDAVVVD